From the genome of Streptomyces sp. NBC_01341, one region includes:
- a CDS encoding ABC transporter substrate-binding protein, which produces MSSRSRAKSPLSRSSHVPARRTLTIALATLTAAGLLTACGASDATEDVIRPKGQKDTGINIGPDQNRIRGKKVDALAAEVPAAVRERGTLRFGASADASPPLGFYATDDRTRIGSEIDLATLIADTLGLKPEFEEVSWENLFVGLDSSKFDGILSNVTVTEERKEKYDFATYRLDNIAFEARKGSGWKVKGPADVAGKTVSVASGTNQEKILVDWNEQNVRAGREPVDIKYFQKDTDYYLALQSGRIDAYLGPSPSANYHVASAGQSEIIGTLSGGGDGVQGKIAATTKKDSGLVKAYGAAIDHIIQDGSYAEVLRRWGLSNEAVEKSEINPPGLPRTKG; this is translated from the coding sequence ATGTCCTCGCGATCAAGAGCCAAGTCACCTCTTTCAAGGAGCAGTCACGTGCCCGCACGCCGCACCCTCACCATCGCCCTCGCCACCCTCACCGCAGCGGGGCTGCTCACCGCCTGTGGCGCCAGTGACGCCACCGAGGACGTGATCCGTCCCAAGGGCCAGAAGGACACCGGCATCAACATCGGTCCCGACCAGAACCGCATCAGAGGCAAGAAGGTGGACGCCCTCGCGGCGGAGGTGCCGGCCGCCGTCCGGGAGCGGGGCACGCTGCGCTTCGGCGCCAGCGCCGACGCCTCACCGCCGCTCGGCTTCTACGCGACCGACGACAGGACCCGGATCGGCAGCGAGATCGACCTGGCCACCCTCATCGCCGACACCCTCGGCCTGAAGCCCGAGTTCGAGGAGGTCTCCTGGGAGAACCTCTTCGTCGGCCTTGACAGCTCCAAGTTCGACGGCATCCTGTCCAACGTCACGGTGACCGAGGAGCGCAAGGAGAAGTACGACTTCGCCACCTACCGCCTGGACAACATCGCCTTCGAGGCCAGGAAGGGATCGGGCTGGAAGGTGAAGGGCCCGGCCGACGTCGCCGGGAAGACGGTCTCCGTGGCCTCCGGCACCAACCAGGAGAAGATCCTCGTCGACTGGAACGAGCAGAACGTCAGGGCCGGACGCGAGCCGGTGGACATCAAGTACTTCCAGAAGGACACCGACTACTACCTGGCCCTCCAGTCGGGCCGCATCGACGCCTACCTCGGCCCGAGCCCCTCGGCCAACTACCACGTCGCCTCCGCGGGGCAGTCCGAGATCATCGGCACGCTCTCGGGTGGCGGTGACGGCGTCCAGGGGAAGATCGCCGCCACCACGAAGAAGGACAGCGGGCTGGTCAAGGCCTATGGAGCCGCGATCGACCACATCATCCAGGACGGCTCGTACGCCGAGGTGCTGAGGCGCTGGGGTCTGTCCAACGAGGCCGTCGAGAAGTCCGAGATCAACCCGCCCGGCCTCCCCAGGACCAAGGGCTGA
- a CDS encoding LLM class flavin-dependent oxidoreductase, with protein sequence MPATRPLHLAAEIGGPPRYDADSHVALARLAEQGTLDYVTLDDSLARPGPDALAVLARVAPATTRIGLVPTVTTTHTEPFHVSSAVATLDWVSKGRAGWQADVSTTEAEARLFGRRPAAPAAALWQEAGEVADVAARLWDSWEDDAEIRDVATGRFVDRDKLHYVDFEGSTFSVRGPAVVPRPPQGRPVTVIDGTSGAARESAARHADVVHMRATSPEQAGALAGDLRRRATAHGRAPGTLRVLVALTVDLGDAETAPEPGWESGPQLAGRGTYFRGGPVDLAELITRWHRAGAVDGFHLTPIAPERDLERIVNGTVALLQHRSLFRTFYPGGTLREHLRLARPAGRFAAASTSEPHS encoded by the coding sequence ATGCCCGCCACCAGGCCACTCCACCTCGCCGCCGAGATCGGCGGCCCACCTCGCTACGACGCCGACAGCCACGTCGCGCTCGCCCGCCTCGCCGAGCAGGGCACCCTCGACTACGTCACCCTCGACGACTCCCTCGCCCGCCCGGGTCCCGACGCACTCGCCGTGCTGGCACGCGTCGCCCCGGCCACCACCCGGATCGGCCTCGTGCCGACCGTCACCACCACGCACACCGAGCCCTTCCACGTCTCGTCCGCCGTCGCCACCCTCGACTGGGTCAGCAAGGGCCGGGCGGGCTGGCAGGCCGATGTGTCCACGACCGAGGCCGAGGCGCGGCTGTTCGGCCGTCGGCCCGCCGCACCCGCCGCCGCGCTGTGGCAGGAGGCGGGCGAGGTGGCCGACGTCGCGGCCCGGCTGTGGGACAGCTGGGAGGACGACGCGGAGATCCGCGACGTCGCCACCGGCCGCTTCGTCGACCGCGACAAGCTGCACTACGTCGACTTCGAGGGCAGCACCTTCTCCGTCCGGGGACCGGCCGTCGTGCCCCGGCCACCGCAGGGACGCCCGGTGACCGTCATCGACGGCACGAGCGGCGCGGCGAGGGAGTCCGCCGCCCGGCACGCCGACGTCGTACACATGCGCGCGACCTCGCCCGAACAGGCCGGGGCGCTCGCCGGTGACCTGCGTCGCAGAGCCACCGCCCATGGGCGCGCCCCCGGCACCCTGCGGGTCCTGGTCGCTCTCACCGTCGACCTCGGGGACGCGGAGACAGCCCCCGAACCCGGATGGGAGAGCGGTCCGCAACTGGCCGGGCGGGGGACCTACTTCCGGGGCGGGCCGGTCGACCTCGCCGAACTCATCACCCGGTGGCACCGGGCCGGGGCCGTGGACGGTTTCCACCTCACACCGATCGCCCCGGAGCGCGATCTGGAGCGGATCGTCAACGGGACCGTCGCCCTGCTCCAGCACCGCAGCCTGTTCCGCACCTTCTACCCGGGCGGCACTCTCCGCGAGCACCTCCGCCTGGCCCGCCCGGCCGGCCGCTTCGCGGCCGCGAGTACCTCGGAGCCGCACTCATGA
- a CDS encoding NtaA/DmoA family FMN-dependent monooxygenase (This protein belongs to a clade of FMN-dependent monooxygenases, within a broader family of flavin-dependent oxidoreductases, the luciferase-like monooxygenase (LMM) family, some of whose members use coenzyme F420 rather than FMN.), translating into MKQMHLAAHFPGVNSTTVWADPRSRSQIDFSSFEHLARTAERGRFDFFFLAEGLRLREHNGRIHDLDVVGRPESLTVLSALAAVTDRLGLAATVNATFNEPYELARRLATLDHLSAGRAAWNVVTSSDAFTGENFRRGGYLDRADRYSRAAEFVATARELWDSWTPEGTSRPFAHSGPQFDIAGEFTVPRSPQGHPVVIQAGDSGEGREFAASTADVIFTRHGTLEAGRAFYADVKGRLAKYGRQPDDLKIMPGVTVVLGDTDAEAQHNAAEIRTQQVSPQNAILALEQVWGRDLSSYDPDGPLPAVDPDPGSSLVQGRVRVADPLAVAAKWRALSESKDLSIRRTVIESTARQSFIGSPETVAAELTRFVAADAADGFILVPHLTPGGLDGFVDQVVPLLQERGAFRSEYVGSTLRSHLGLAEPVWKG; encoded by the coding sequence ATGAAGCAGATGCACCTCGCCGCCCACTTCCCGGGCGTCAACAGCACCACCGTCTGGGCCGACCCCCGCTCCCGCAGCCAGATCGACTTCAGCTCCTTCGAACACCTGGCCAGGACGGCGGAGCGCGGCAGGTTCGACTTCTTCTTCCTCGCGGAAGGGCTCCGCCTGCGCGAGCACAACGGCCGGATCCACGACCTGGACGTGGTGGGCCGTCCCGAGTCCCTCACCGTCCTGAGCGCGCTGGCCGCGGTCACGGACCGGCTGGGGCTCGCCGCCACGGTCAACGCCACCTTCAACGAACCCTACGAACTGGCCCGCCGCCTGGCCACGCTCGACCACCTCAGCGCCGGCCGCGCCGCGTGGAACGTGGTGACCTCCTCCGACGCCTTCACCGGCGAGAACTTCCGCCGGGGCGGCTACCTCGACCGTGCCGACCGGTACTCCCGCGCCGCCGAGTTCGTGGCGACCGCACGGGAGTTGTGGGACTCCTGGACGCCGGAGGGCACCTCCCGGCCGTTCGCCCACTCCGGGCCGCAGTTCGACATCGCCGGGGAGTTCACCGTCCCCCGCTCACCGCAGGGGCACCCGGTCGTCATCCAGGCGGGGGACTCCGGCGAAGGCCGGGAGTTCGCCGCCTCCACCGCCGACGTCATCTTCACCCGGCACGGCACCCTGGAGGCCGGCCGGGCCTTCTACGCCGACGTCAAGGGACGCCTGGCGAAGTACGGCAGGCAGCCCGACGACCTGAAGATCATGCCCGGTGTCACCGTTGTGCTCGGCGACACCGACGCGGAGGCCCAGCACAACGCCGCGGAGATCCGCACCCAACAGGTCTCGCCGCAGAACGCCATCCTCGCCCTCGAACAGGTCTGGGGCCGCGACCTCTCGTCGTACGACCCCGACGGCCCCCTCCCCGCCGTCGACCCGGACCCCGGATCGAGCCTGGTCCAGGGCAGGGTGCGGGTCGCCGACCCCCTCGCGGTGGCAGCGAAGTGGCGTGCGCTCTCGGAGTCCAAGGACCTCTCGATCCGCCGGACGGTCATCGAGTCCACGGCCCGGCAGTCCTTCATCGGCTCACCGGAGACGGTCGCCGCCGAGCTGACGAGGTTCGTCGCCGCCGACGCGGCCGACGGCTTCATCCTCGTACCGCATCTCACCCCGGGAGGCCTCGACGGCTTCGTCGACCAGGTCGTCCCGCTCCTCCAGGAACGCGGAGCCTTCCGCTCCGAGTACGTCGGCTCCACGCTGAGGTCGCACCTCGGCCTGGCCGAGCCGGTATGGAAAGGT